A single region of the Saprospiraceae bacterium genome encodes:
- a CDS encoding S24 family peptidase: protein MIREDRIQLNERFIKVFQLLEEKGVVVKNDRNGKGMGDFAERILGNKAYGHIIRAYLNADDKRCIDYRQARIVCSEYGVNESYLLDDMGTPFGFDLPEETPMSNEVPTRGNILFTSVEAFAGTAVEVGGFATEDTSFFSIPGLAGSSLVSFPISGNSMEPIIRDSDLVICREIAGVHEIRDNKIYAVKNNGSLWVKYVQRITNHKNRVTHLKLISANHLEYDPFIEEVNEYTRLYRVIRRISDL from the coding sequence ATGATACGTGAAGATAGGATCCAGCTCAACGAGCGTTTTATCAAGGTTTTTCAATTATTAGAAGAGAAAGGCGTGGTGGTTAAGAATGACCGCAACGGTAAAGGGATGGGGGATTTTGCAGAAAGAATCCTTGGCAATAAGGCCTATGGGCATATTATCAGAGCCTATCTCAATGCGGATGATAAACGCTGCATAGATTACCGGCAGGCACGTATTGTTTGTAGTGAGTATGGTGTTAATGAGTCTTATTTATTAGATGACATGGGCACGCCTTTTGGCTTCGACCTACCCGAAGAAACGCCTATGAGTAATGAAGTACCCACCAGAGGCAATATTCTGTTTACCAGTGTAGAAGCTTTTGCGGGTACGGCTGTAGAAGTAGGTGGCTTTGCAACGGAAGATACGTCCTTTTTTAGCATTCCTGGTTTGGCAGGTAGCAGCTTGGTCAGCTTTCCGATTAGTGGCAATAGTATGGAACCCATTATAAGGGATAGTGACCTTGTGATTTGCCGTGAAATTGCCGGCGTTCATGAAATCCGCGACAACAAAATCTATGCGGTCAAGAACAATGGCTCGCTCTGGGTGAAATACGTGCAACGAATTACAAACCATAAAAATAGAGTCACTCATTTGAAACTCATTTCGGCTAATCACCTCGAATATGATCCATTCATTGAAGAAGTAAATGAATATACGCGTTTGTATCGAGTCATTCGCAGAATAAGCGATTTGTGA
- a CDS encoding aminotransferase class V-fold PLP-dependent enzyme, with the protein MNLFTSSEIAQFRKDTPGTSSLIHLNNAGAAFMPLGVKKNIDHYLQMEMDYGGYETAALQKEGLDAFYTNFAKLINAKASQIAFATNATDAYNKALSAIPFRQGDVILTTLNDYVSNQIAFLQIKQLWGVQIVHARDVPEGGVDPQDMVQKMDQYHPKLVAVTHVPTNSGLIQPIEAIGKACRERDILYLVDACQSIGQLVLDVEKIGCDFLSGTGRKFLRGPRGTGFLFVSDRVLEQHLAPLFLDLHSAAWSAEDEFEALGNAKRFELWEKPYAFMLGAAVAAAYTNEIGMDRIEKRVKWLAQYLRDGLQAIPPIRVLDLGVEKAGIVTLHLPDWQAPHLHQHLLQQGINSAYTSQAYNRFDMGKKKVDWLLRLSPHYYNTVEELDVVLKVMENIVAR; encoded by the coding sequence ATGAACCTATTCACCTCATCAGAAATAGCCCAATTTCGAAAAGATACGCCGGGGACATCAAGCCTTATTCACCTCAATAATGCCGGTGCTGCTTTTATGCCTTTAGGCGTTAAAAAAAACATTGATCACTACCTCCAAATGGAGATGGATTATGGTGGCTACGAAACAGCGGCCCTACAAAAAGAAGGATTGGACGCCTTTTACACCAATTTTGCCAAACTCATAAACGCCAAAGCGAGTCAGATCGCTTTTGCCACTAATGCAACAGATGCTTATAATAAGGCCCTTTCCGCTATTCCCTTCCGACAGGGCGACGTCATCCTGACGACCTTGAATGATTATGTTTCGAATCAAATCGCTTTTTTGCAAATCAAACAATTATGGGGTGTCCAAATTGTGCATGCTCGTGATGTCCCGGAAGGCGGCGTTGACCCCCAAGACATGGTCCAAAAGATGGATCAATACCACCCCAAACTTGTTGCAGTTACCCATGTTCCCACCAATTCAGGATTGATCCAACCCATCGAAGCCATTGGTAAAGCTTGCAGGGAGCGAGACATCCTCTATTTGGTGGATGCTTGTCAATCGATTGGGCAGTTGGTACTGGATGTAGAAAAAATAGGCTGTGATTTTCTAAGTGGTACGGGCCGAAAGTTCTTGCGAGGACCACGAGGAACGGGTTTTCTTTTTGTGTCTGACCGCGTTTTGGAGCAACATCTCGCTCCTCTCTTTTTAGATCTGCACAGTGCAGCTTGGAGTGCAGAGGACGAATTCGAAGCCTTAGGAAATGCTAAACGTTTTGAATTATGGGAAAAGCCCTACGCTTTTATGTTGGGGGCCGCTGTGGCTGCTGCCTATACAAATGAAATAGGGATGGATCGCATTGAAAAAAGGGTTAAATGGCTGGCGCAGTACCTTCGAGATGGCTTACAGGCAATACCCCCGATCCGAGTCCTTGACCTGGGAGTAGAAAAAGCGGGTATCGTCACCCTGCACTTGCCTGATTGGCAAGCTCCTCACTTGCACCAGCATTTGCTCCAGCAAGGCATAAATAGCGCATATACCAGCCAGGCGTATAACCGTTTTGATATGGGAAAGAAAAAGGTAGATTGGCTCTTGCGACTTTCTCCTCATTATTATAATACGGTGGAAGAGCTGGATGTAGTGCTGAAAGTGATGGAAAATATCGTAGCACGCTGA
- a CDS encoding YkoF family thiamine/hydroxymethylpyrimidine-binding protein, whose translation MNASVDISMYPLQEDYETPILDFIRRLRQNKGVEIHTNALSTQISGDYDLIMTLLSREIKISFQQGFTQIMVLKILNIKIDLP comes from the coding sequence ATGAATGCATCTGTAGATATTAGTATGTATCCTTTGCAAGAAGATTATGAGACGCCCATCCTGGATTTCATCCGTCGACTACGTCAAAATAAAGGGGTTGAAATTCATACTAATGCCCTTAGCACGCAAATTTCCGGCGACTATGACCTTATCATGACCTTGTTATCAAGGGAGATCAAAATTAGCTTTCAGCAAGGATTTACGCAAATCATGGTATTGAAAATTTTAAATATTAAAATCGATTTACCCTAG
- a CDS encoding DNA translocase FtsK — translation MAKKKKGQLSLNLGIKDERVPKLIGVLCWFLAIYLFIAFTSYLFTWKEDQDKVLKFSWELFVQGNLEMANWLGRLGAIISNMFFFWGFGLGSFVFVYLLAQLGRDLIQEKPFKQFIPVLTYALVSMLLATILLEFITGDNGFPWGGAFGQGVSGWLHNFVGTLGMIVLIVFAIAGMITWRFNPNYNDMTPQKAMGETRDYISSILNGRRRRPGAGSSDIKDTAATTALKPTGTRGLEERDSLLVPKGSQLAFDLAERERQKPASLKLGEGGLEIQESPLPDDDDGLSLEENPLPGEANPILPIQEENVEHSEPYDPTLELSSYEHPVTTLLIDYSDHKVEIDRAELEANKDQIIETLLNYKIEIIKIRATIGPTVTLYEIVPAPGVRISRIKNLEDDIALSLSALGIRIIAPIPGKGTIGIEVPNKKPQTVSMREVLMSEKFKRAKMDLPIALGKTISNEVFVVDLAKMPHLLVAGATGQGKSVGINSIIMSLLYKKHPSQVKLVLIDPKKVELFPYSKIEHHFLAYLPGQDEPITTETNKVIHTLNSLCIEMDTRYDLLKKASARNIREYNEKFIDRRLNPLKGHRFMPFIVLIIDEFADLIMTAGKEVELPIGRLAQLARAVGIHLIIATQRPSVNIITGVIKANFPARIAFKVTAKVDSRTILDGGGADQLIGRGDMLLSVGGEMVRLQGAFVDTPEVEAVVKFISNQPGYPEPYWLPEFHGDDADIPGATSLKYSDLDEMFEDAARLIVQNQHGSTSMVQRRLKLGYNRAGRIMDQLEAIGVVGPSEGSKAREVLIYDEIELERFLEDIKSRK, via the coding sequence ATGGCAAAGAAGAAGAAGGGACAGTTATCGCTCAATCTGGGCATTAAAGATGAACGAGTTCCTAAATTGATTGGTGTATTATGTTGGTTTCTCGCCATCTACCTGTTTATTGCATTTACTTCCTATTTGTTTACTTGGAAAGAGGACCAAGACAAGGTGCTCAAGTTTTCGTGGGAACTATTTGTACAGGGGAATCTTGAGATGGCCAACTGGCTTGGGCGCCTGGGGGCGATCATCTCTAATATGTTCTTTTTCTGGGGATTTGGGCTTGGGTCTTTTGTGTTTGTTTACCTTTTGGCTCAACTTGGACGAGACCTCATCCAGGAAAAACCCTTTAAGCAATTTATACCCGTCCTCACCTATGCCTTGGTTTCGATGCTGCTGGCAACTATTCTCCTCGAGTTTATTACAGGGGATAATGGCTTTCCTTGGGGCGGAGCCTTTGGTCAAGGGGTTAGTGGATGGCTGCATAACTTTGTGGGTACGCTTGGGATGATTGTACTGATTGTTTTTGCCATAGCAGGTATGATCACCTGGCGGTTTAATCCCAATTATAATGATATGACGCCCCAGAAAGCCATGGGCGAAACCCGCGATTACATCAGTTCTATCCTGAATGGCCGTAGACGAAGACCGGGAGCGGGTTCATCGGATATCAAAGATACAGCGGCAACAACAGCCTTGAAGCCTACAGGGACAAGAGGGCTGGAGGAGAGGGATTCGCTATTGGTGCCAAAAGGGAGCCAATTGGCCTTCGACCTCGCTGAACGAGAACGCCAAAAACCAGCTTCGCTTAAATTAGGTGAAGGCGGCTTAGAAATTCAGGAGTCGCCACTGCCAGATGATGATGATGGCTTGTCTTTAGAAGAAAATCCATTGCCAGGAGAAGCAAACCCCATTTTACCTATTCAAGAAGAAAATGTAGAACATTCAGAGCCTTACGATCCTACCCTGGAGCTTTCTTCTTATGAACATCCTGTTACCACCCTGTTGATAGATTATTCAGATCACAAGGTAGAAATAGATCGGGCTGAACTGGAAGCCAATAAAGACCAGATCATTGAAACACTGCTCAATTACAAAATTGAAATCATTAAGATAAGGGCTACTATTGGCCCTACAGTTACCCTATATGAAATTGTTCCAGCTCCAGGGGTACGTATTTCTAGAATTAAAAACCTGGAAGACGATATTGCCTTGAGTTTGTCAGCCCTTGGCATTCGGATCATCGCACCAATTCCTGGAAAAGGAACGATTGGTATTGAAGTGCCAAACAAAAAACCGCAGACTGTCTCTATGCGCGAAGTATTGATGTCAGAAAAATTCAAACGCGCTAAAATGGACCTGCCTATCGCTTTGGGAAAAACAATTTCTAACGAAGTTTTTGTCGTGGATTTAGCCAAAATGCCCCACTTGTTGGTGGCAGGGGCTACGGGTCAGGGTAAATCAGTCGGGATCAACTCTATTATCATGTCCTTGCTCTATAAAAAACACCCTTCGCAGGTCAAATTGGTGTTAATCGACCCTAAAAAGGTGGAACTTTTCCCTTACAGTAAAATCGAGCATCATTTTTTGGCCTATCTACCTGGCCAGGACGAGCCCATTACGACAGAAACCAATAAGGTGATCCATACGCTTAACTCGCTCTGTATAGAAATGGATACCCGCTATGATTTACTGAAAAAAGCCTCTGCACGGAATATTCGAGAATACAATGAGAAATTTATTGACAGGCGCCTGAACCCGCTGAAGGGTCACCGGTTTATGCCTTTTATCGTGCTGATTATTGATGAGTTTGCAGATTTGATTATGACAGCAGGCAAAGAGGTCGAGTTGCCAATAGGCCGTCTGGCCCAGTTGGCCCGTGCAGTGGGTATCCACTTGATTATTGCTACGCAGCGTCCTTCTGTAAATATTATTACTGGGGTCATCAAAGCCAACTTCCCTGCCCGTATTGCCTTTAAAGTAACGGCAAAAGTTGACTCCCGCACGATTTTAGATGGGGGAGGGGCCGACCAGTTAATTGGTAGAGGCGATATGCTCCTGTCTGTTGGTGGTGAAATGGTGCGTCTGCAAGGGGCATTTGTCGATACCCCCGAAGTAGAGGCGGTCGTTAAGTTTATCTCCAATCAGCCAGGATATCCAGAGCCCTATTGGTTACCCGAATTTCACGGAGATGATGCAGACATACCCGGGGCAACCAGCCTCAAGTATTCTGATTTGGATGAAATGTTTGAAGATGCAGCGCGTTTGATTGTGCAAAACCAACATGGTTCTACCTCAATGGTTCAGCGACGATTAAAGCTGGGATACAATCGTGCCGGCCGGATTATGGACCAATTGGAAGCCATTGGCGTGGTAGGTCCATCAGAAGGAAGTAAAGCTAGAGAGGTCCTGATATACGATGAGATCGAATTAGAACGTTTCTTAGAGGATATTAAAAGTCGAAAGTAG